In Massilistercora timonensis, the following are encoded in one genomic region:
- the addA gene encoding helicase-exonuclease AddAB subunit AddA has translation MGVQWTEEQQKVIDLRERNILVSAAAGSGKTAVLVERIISMLTDPEHPLDVDRLLVVTFTEAAAAEMKERIRGAIEERLAKQPESEHLQRQATLIHSAQITTIHSFCLSVIRDHFHAIDLDPGFRIGEEGELKLLQREVLGDLLEAQYEEGGEAFLDLAGAYGTGRNDKKLEDLILKIYEFSRSYPDGAAWLDACVEAYRAETLEQLGKTRYLALLMENGGKLLRDAKTLLEEGVRICREPDGPSAYQEMLEEDLQMVLSFLEAKTYQELGEKIGKTAWMKLGVNRKKEVSQEKILQVKEIRDQVKELVKDLTAQYFYEEPEEILRDLGICRPYMEELARLVKLFTGQFEEKKRSRNLIDFSDMEQYALRILTRKEGEERAPSDVAGEYQRQFYEIMIDEYQDSNLIQEAILTSVSGVREGRYNIFMVGDVKQSIYRFRLSRPELFMEKFDTYDLAGGPRQRIDLHKNFRSRREVLDSVNLFFRKLMCRDLGGIAYDDRAALYVGADYPEEGDFHTEVLLIDTEVPEEEQELTGPSSQELEARCIAGEIRRLLAEQKVLDKESKILRPARYKDIVILTRSIRGTADVFASVLAEEGIPAHVGTREGYFSAQEVSLVLDYLQVLLNRQQDIPLTAVLASPIGGLEAEELAKIRCARPEGPFHQAVVFYRNEGEEERIREKLESCLGTMDRLRKKVSYTPMHELLQMVLEDTGYGAYAAAMPGGAQRKANLEMLVEKARSFETTSYKGLFHFIRYIRQLEKYDVDYGEASIEDEHSDAVRIMTIHKSKGLEFPIVFVAGMGKRFNLQDARSMVTLHADLGIGLEAVDLTQRTKSPSLIKKIIQKEEVLDSLAEELRVLYVAFTRAKEKLIISGTLSRPEEKLAAAVREERGREGTLTYGKLSRAVTYWDWLLPALADMPEDGPVDVRILDLGDITAGEVLEETADVIRRRMLEDWDLEKVYDPAVKEHLEEQFSYQYPYPKGGEQKLKFTVSELKKRVYLRETEDFEEAELACEEPEVIPLIPRFLEEPEVLTGASRGTAYHRVMELLDFSRTYTEEGLEEEFAQFLKQGKLSQEMAECVRAGDILQVLDSSLGRRLKAAAKAGQLWKEQPFVLGIPAREIYGEEQEEEMVLVQGIIDAYFQEEDGLVVLDYKTDRVSAPEELTERYHAQLDYYGRALEQLTQKKVKEKVIYSFALKEELIL, from the coding sequence ATGGGAGTGCAGTGGACGGAAGAACAACAGAAAGTGATCGACCTCAGGGAGCGGAATATCCTGGTGTCTGCCGCTGCCGGTTCTGGCAAGACAGCGGTGCTGGTGGAGCGGATCATCTCCATGCTCACGGATCCGGAACATCCGCTGGATGTGGACCGGCTTCTTGTGGTGACCTTCACGGAGGCGGCAGCGGCGGAGATGAAGGAGCGGATCCGGGGCGCCATTGAGGAGAGGCTCGCGAAGCAGCCGGAGTCTGAGCATCTGCAGCGCCAGGCTACTTTGATCCACAGTGCCCAGATCACCACTATCCATAGCTTCTGCCTCTCGGTGATCCGGGATCATTTCCATGCCATTGACCTGGATCCGGGATTCCGGATCGGGGAGGAAGGAGAATTAAAACTTCTGCAAAGAGAGGTGTTGGGAGATCTTCTGGAAGCGCAGTATGAAGAGGGAGGGGAAGCCTTCCTGGATCTGGCGGGCGCTTATGGCACAGGGAGGAATGACAAGAAGCTGGAGGATCTGATCCTGAAGATCTATGAATTTTCCAGAAGTTATCCCGACGGGGCTGCCTGGCTTGACGCCTGTGTGGAAGCCTATCGGGCGGAGACGCTGGAACAGCTGGGGAAGACCCGGTATCTTGCTCTTTTGATGGAGAATGGGGGCAAACTCTTAAGAGACGCGAAAACTCTGCTGGAAGAGGGAGTCAGGATCTGCCGGGAACCGGACGGCCCGTCCGCCTATCAGGAGATGCTGGAGGAGGACCTTCAGATGGTCCTAAGCTTCCTGGAGGCAAAGACTTACCAGGAACTGGGAGAAAAGATCGGGAAGACTGCCTGGATGAAGCTGGGGGTCAACCGGAAGAAAGAGGTGTCCCAGGAGAAGATCCTGCAGGTAAAAGAGATCCGGGATCAGGTAAAAGAGCTGGTAAAGGATCTGACAGCCCAGTATTTTTATGAGGAACCGGAGGAAATCTTACGAGACCTTGGGATCTGCCGGCCTTATATGGAAGAACTGGCCCGTCTGGTGAAACTTTTCACCGGACAGTTTGAAGAGAAGAAGCGGTCCCGCAACCTGATCGATTTCTCGGATATGGAGCAGTATGCCCTGCGGATCCTGACCAGGAAGGAAGGAGAAGAGCGGGCGCCCTCCGATGTGGCGGGAGAATATCAGCGGCAGTTCTATGAGATCATGATCGATGAGTACCAGGACAGTAACCTGATCCAGGAGGCCATCCTGACCAGCGTTTCCGGCGTCCGGGAAGGCAGGTATAATATCTTCATGGTAGGAGATGTGAAGCAGAGCATTTATCGGTTCCGTCTGTCCAGGCCGGAGCTGTTTATGGAGAAATTTGACACCTATGATCTGGCGGGCGGCCCCAGGCAGAGGATCGATCTGCACAAGAATTTCCGCAGCCGCCGGGAAGTGCTGGACAGTGTGAACCTGTTCTTCCGGAAGCTGATGTGCCGGGATCTGGGAGGGATTGCTTATGACGACCGGGCGGCTCTTTATGTAGGAGCGGATTACCCGGAAGAAGGAGACTTCCATACGGAAGTTCTGCTGATCGATACAGAGGTTCCGGAGGAGGAGCAGGAGCTGACAGGCCCTTCTTCCCAGGAACTGGAGGCCCGCTGTATCGCCGGGGAGATCCGGCGGCTTCTGGCAGAGCAGAAGGTTCTGGACAAGGAGAGCAAAATTCTGCGTCCGGCCCGGTACAAAGATATCGTGATCCTGACCCGCAGTATCCGGGGGACGGCGGATGTGTTTGCCTCGGTGCTGGCAGAAGAAGGCATCCCGGCCCATGTGGGCACCCGGGAAGGATATTTCTCTGCCCAGGAGGTGAGTCTGGTGCTGGATTATCTGCAGGTGCTTTTGAACCGGCAGCAGGACATCCCCCTGACAGCAGTCCTGGCCTCTCCCATTGGAGGACTTGAGGCGGAAGAACTGGCGAAGATCCGCTGCGCCAGGCCTGAGGGGCCCTTCCACCAGGCGGTAGTTTTCTACCGGAACGAAGGAGAGGAAGAAAGGATCCGGGAGAAGCTGGAGTCCTGTCTTGGGACCATGGATCGGCTGCGAAAGAAAGTTTCCTATACGCCTATGCATGAACTTCTGCAGATGGTACTGGAGGATACAGGATACGGGGCCTACGCGGCGGCCATGCCGGGGGGCGCCCAGAGGAAGGCCAATCTGGAAATGCTGGTGGAGAAGGCCCGGTCGTTCGAGACCACCAGTTATAAAGGCCTGTTTCATTTTATCCGGTATATCCGGCAGCTGGAGAAATACGACGTAGATTATGGCGAGGCCAGTATTGAGGACGAGCATTCGGACGCGGTCCGTATCATGACCATCCACAAGAGCAAGGGACTGGAGTTCCCCATCGTCTTTGTGGCGGGCATGGGAAAACGGTTTAATCTTCAGGACGCAAGGAGTATGGTGACGCTTCATGCGGACCTGGGTATTGGGCTGGAAGCGGTAGACCTGACGCAGCGGACCAAAAGCCCCAGCCTGATCAAGAAGATCATCCAGAAGGAAGAGGTGCTGGACAGCCTTGCGGAAGAGCTGAGAGTGCTTTATGTGGCGTTTACCCGGGCAAAGGAGAAGCTGATCATCAGCGGGACGCTCTCCAGACCGGAAGAGAAACTGGCCGCGGCGGTCCGGGAAGAACGAGGCAGGGAAGGGACTCTCACTTACGGGAAGTTAAGTCGGGCGGTCACTTACTGGGACTGGCTCCTTCCGGCGCTGGCAGATATGCCAGAGGATGGCCCTGTAGATGTAAGGATCCTGGATCTTGGGGATATTACGGCAGGGGAAGTGCTAGAGGAGACAGCGGATGTGATCCGGCGGCGGATGCTGGAAGACTGGGATCTTGAGAAGGTTTATGATCCAGCGGTGAAGGAACATCTGGAGGAGCAGTTTTCCTACCAGTATCCTTATCCCAAAGGCGGAGAGCAGAAGCTGAAATTTACCGTGTCTGAACTGAAAAAGCGGGTTTATCTCCGGGAAACAGAAGATTTTGAGGAAGCGGAACTGGCCTGTGAAGAACCGGAAGTGATCCCTTTGATCCCCAGGTTCCTGGAAGAGCCGGAAGTTCTGACAGGGGCTTCCAGGGGAACTGCCTATCACCGTGTGATGGAGCTTCTGGATTTTTCCCGGACCTATACAGAAGAAGGATTAGAAGAGGAATTTGCGCAGTTTTTAAAGCAGGGAAAACTCTCGCAGGAGATGGCGGAATGTGTCCGGGCGGGGGATATCCTGCAAGTTCTGGACAGTTCCCTGGGGCGCCGGCTGAAAGCTGCGGCAAAGGCAGGGCAGCTGTGGAAAGAACAGCCCTTTGTCCTGGGAATTCCGGCCCGGGAGATCTATGGAGAAGAACAGGAAGAAGAAATGGTTCTGGTACAGGGGATCATCGACGCTTATTTCCAGGAAGAAGACGGCCTGGTGGTACTGGATTATAAGACAGACCGCGTGAGCGCGCCGGAGGAGCTGACGGAGAGATATCACGCCCAGCTGGACTATTATGGGAGAGCGCTGGAACAGCTGACACAGAAGAAGGTGAAGGAAAAAGTGATTTATTCTTTTGCATTAAAGGAGGAACTAATATTATGA
- a CDS encoding glycoside hydrolase family 3 protein gives MKMKIRNKAAFTQAVTPLEEENRQVSYEAALEGIVLLENDGILPLTPGKIALYGAGAQMATKGGTGSGEVKERHVVSILEGLEEAGFTVTTRDWIQRYAAGYEEAVKAYRVEFLKGLWKRDEISIVGSPFQYPFGPKITQEDIKASDTDTCIYVATRQAGEGGDRKLEGQDYTLSEEEKRNLEICARNYDRVILVINVGGVFDLSVLDEIPEIRAVVYFAQQGMMGGQALADLLRGKVSPSAKTVDTWPGRYEDIPFAMDYSYLNGNVEEEDYREGIYVGYRYFDSYGVEPRYPFGYGLSYTSFSVEREDVEVRGTQVEVKARVQNTGDTYSGKEILQLYVSCPQTKLAKEYQRLAAFAKTGELAPGAEEVVSLVFDVKDLVSFREEDGVFLLEEGDYILRLGTCSRKTQAIGVLELNREVITQRCAHVSPAVRQVEEICPALTMDTQETLDEDVPRFPVDGGAIQTVVHSYEEEDEVVSPEVKDLLDTLSAEDLCRLVTGAGKDDRSRFFEAPGSAGFTTGELLEKGIPNICLADGPAGLRLQKVSAVTRSGKVKATEPTTTSMEFLPGIVRRWKLGDPRRQPCVYQFATSFPVELALAQSWNTELLERVGEAVGKEMEAYGVTYWLAPGVNIHRNPLCGRNFEYYSEDPLLSGKMAAAVSRGVQSRRGCFVTVKHFCCNNQEENRNRMNVNVRERALREIYLRGFEIALREGGARSVMSSYNRVNGEYVNNSYDLLVKVLRQEWGFDGLVMTDWFATGKELGSHSKAIQVGNDLLMPGGKAAVRELERKVKTGELEEKALRRCGARVLEGILSSRIYQSYRRGQEKIRT, from the coding sequence ATGAAGATGAAGATCAGGAACAAGGCGGCCTTCACCCAGGCGGTCACCCCGCTGGAGGAAGAGAACCGGCAAGTGTCTTATGAGGCGGCGCTGGAAGGCATCGTGCTTTTGGAGAATGACGGTATCCTTCCTCTTACACCTGGGAAGATCGCCCTTTATGGAGCGGGAGCCCAGATGGCTACCAAGGGAGGGACCGGTTCCGGAGAGGTGAAGGAGCGGCACGTAGTGTCTATCCTGGAGGGGCTGGAAGAGGCTGGCTTTACAGTTACGACCAGGGACTGGATCCAGAGATACGCCGCAGGATATGAAGAGGCAGTGAAGGCATACCGGGTAGAGTTCCTGAAGGGCCTCTGGAAGCGGGACGAGATCAGTATCGTGGGAAGTCCCTTCCAGTATCCCTTTGGTCCGAAGATCACGCAGGAAGATATCAAGGCTTCGGATACCGATACCTGTATCTACGTGGCGACACGGCAGGCAGGAGAAGGGGGAGACCGGAAGCTGGAAGGTCAGGATTACACGCTGTCTGAGGAGGAGAAGAGGAATCTTGAGATCTGCGCCCGGAACTATGATCGTGTGATCCTGGTGATCAATGTGGGAGGCGTGTTTGACTTAAGTGTTCTGGACGAGATCCCAGAGATCCGCGCAGTGGTGTATTTCGCCCAGCAGGGTATGATGGGCGGACAGGCTCTGGCAGATCTTCTCAGGGGGAAGGTTTCTCCCTCGGCCAAGACCGTGGACACCTGGCCCGGGCGCTATGAGGATATCCCCTTTGCCATGGATTACAGTTATCTGAATGGAAATGTAGAAGAAGAGGACTACCGGGAAGGGATCTATGTGGGGTACCGGTATTTTGACAGCTATGGCGTGGAGCCCCGCTATCCCTTTGGGTATGGCCTGTCTTACACTTCTTTCTCCGTGGAGAGAGAAGACGTGGAAGTCCGGGGGACTCAGGTGGAAGTAAAAGCCCGGGTACAGAATACAGGAGACACTTATTCAGGGAAAGAGATCCTTCAGCTCTATGTCAGCTGTCCTCAGACAAAGCTGGCCAAGGAGTATCAGCGGCTGGCGGCATTTGCCAAGACCGGGGAACTGGCTCCGGGGGCGGAAGAAGTGGTTTCTCTTGTTTTTGACGTAAAAGATCTGGTTTCCTTCCGGGAGGAGGACGGGGTCTTTCTGCTGGAAGAGGGGGACTATATCCTGCGTCTGGGAACCTGCAGCCGCAAGACACAGGCCATCGGCGTGCTGGAACTGAACCGGGAAGTGATCACCCAGCGCTGCGCCCATGTGAGTCCTGCCGTACGGCAGGTGGAAGAGATTTGTCCCGCCCTGACCATGGATACGCAGGAGACACTGGACGAGGATGTGCCAAGATTTCCTGTGGATGGGGGAGCGATCCAGACGGTAGTCCACAGTTATGAGGAAGAGGACGAGGTGGTTTCGCCAGAAGTGAAGGATCTTCTTGATACTCTGTCGGCAGAAGATCTGTGCCGACTGGTGACAGGAGCAGGCAAGGACGACAGGTCCCGGTTCTTTGAAGCCCCGGGTTCTGCAGGCTTTACCACCGGGGAACTGCTGGAGAAAGGGATCCCCAACATCTGTCTGGCAGACGGGCCTGCAGGCCTCAGGCTTCAGAAGGTTTCCGCGGTTACCCGCAGCGGGAAGGTGAAGGCCACAGAACCCACCACCACTTCCATGGAGTTCCTGCCGGGGATCGTCCGGAGATGGAAGCTGGGAGATCCCAGGCGTCAGCCCTGTGTCTATCAGTTCGCCACCTCATTTCCGGTAGAGCTTGCCCTGGCCCAGTCCTGGAACACAGAGCTTCTGGAGCGGGTAGGGGAGGCCGTGGGCAAAGAGATGGAAGCATACGGCGTTACCTACTGGCTGGCGCCGGGCGTGAATATCCACAGGAATCCCCTGTGCGGACGGAACTTTGAGTATTATTCCGAGGATCCGCTGCTTTCCGGCAAGATGGCGGCGGCGGTGAGCCGGGGCGTACAGTCCCGGAGAGGCTGTTTTGTCACAGTCAAACATTTCTGCTGCAATAATCAGGAAGAGAACCGGAACCGGATGAATGTCAATGTCCGGGAGCGGGCTCTCCGGGAGATCTATCTGAGAGGATTCGAGATCGCGCTCCGGGAGGGCGGCGCCCGCTCTGTTATGAGCAGTTATAACCGGGTGAACGGAGAGTATGTGAACAACAGTTATGATCTTCTGGTCAAGGTTCTGCGCCAGGAATGGGGATTCGACGGCCTGGTGATGACCGACTGGTTTGCCACAGGAAAAGAGCTGGGCAGCCACAGCAAGGCTATCCAGGTGGGCAATGACTTGCTTATGCCGGGTGGGAAAGCCGCGGTCCGGGAACTGGAACGCAAGGTGAAGACCGGGGAACTGGAGGAGAAGGCGCTGCGCCGCTGCGGGGCCCGGGTGCTGGAAGGGATCTTAAGTTCCAGGATCTACCAGTCTTACCGGCGAGGGCAGGAGAAGATCAGAACATAG
- a CDS encoding HPr family phosphocarrier protein gives MIKIPVHFRHSDDIVEFVKIVSQYPFHMDLVSGNHAVDAKSLMGTLALGSAAGLSLIIHSCPSPSTEQLLSQVECLI, from the coding sequence ATGATCAAGATACCTGTTCATTTCCGACACAGTGACGACATCGTAGAGTTTGTAAAGATCGTAAGCCAGTACCCCTTCCACATGGATCTGGTTAGCGGCAACCATGCCGTTGACGCCAAGTCCCTGATGGGAACTCTTGCCCTGGGCAGCGCTGCCGGGCTCTCTTTAATCATTCATTCCTGTCCCAGTCCTTCCACAGAACAACTTCTGTCCCAGGTAGAATGCCTTATTTAG
- a CDS encoding AraC family transcriptional regulator has translation MDKKLIQYLEEMNEQEERILRENRPVLSYYTKGEGSTVVDAGITMRPMTLIDLLKQPRFVPLPRHTHNYMELVYMCSGSTTHVINEETQITLQEGELLFLQQGTSHSVSAAGYHDIAVRFMIRPAFLQYPLSMLREDTVLRRFIQRAAEDVPREGDFLQFHIGEMPEAKNLLENMTRMLLNRRRNSRQILQATMGVLLLELSGRTYKITVGAPSSYEQEVVLDAMNYIETQYRTASLAGFCRDRGQPDYYVSRLMKRYSPYTFTQYLQKRRLLQAAHMLTETKEPVENIMVEVGYENSSHFHRLFKDTYGMTPKEYRRRYTMSDWPMFEEQKKNP, from the coding sequence ATGGATAAGAAGCTGATCCAGTATCTGGAAGAGATGAATGAGCAGGAAGAGCGGATCTTAAGAGAGAACAGGCCTGTGCTCTCTTACTATACCAAGGGCGAGGGGAGTACGGTGGTTGACGCCGGGATCACCATGCGTCCCATGACGCTGATCGACCTTTTGAAACAGCCCAGATTTGTACCGCTGCCCAGGCATACCCACAACTACATGGAACTGGTCTATATGTGCAGCGGGTCCACCACCCATGTGATCAACGAAGAGACGCAGATCACCCTGCAGGAGGGGGAGCTTTTGTTCCTTCAGCAGGGGACGTCCCATTCCGTCAGCGCAGCCGGTTACCATGACATTGCGGTGCGGTTCATGATCCGGCCGGCCTTTCTCCAGTATCCATTAAGTATGCTGCGGGAGGATACAGTGCTCAGGAGGTTCATCCAGCGGGCCGCGGAGGATGTGCCCAGGGAGGGGGATTTCCTGCAGTTCCATATCGGGGAGATGCCGGAGGCCAAGAACCTTCTGGAAAATATGACGCGGATGCTTCTGAACCGGCGAAGGAACAGCCGGCAGATCCTGCAGGCCACCATGGGAGTGCTGCTTCTGGAGTTGTCCGGGCGGACTTATAAGATCACGGTGGGAGCGCCTTCTTCCTATGAGCAGGAAGTGGTGCTGGACGCGATGAACTATATAGAGACTCAGTACCGGACGGCCAGTCTGGCCGGATTCTGCAGGGACCGGGGGCAGCCGGATTACTATGTCAGCCGCCTGATGAAGCGGTATTCTCCCTATACATTTACCCAGTATCTTCAGAAGCGGCGGCTTCTGCAGGCGGCCCATATGCTGACGGAGACAAAGGAGCCGGTGGAGAATATCATGGTGGAGGTGGGATATGAGAACTCCAGCCATTTTCACCGGCTGTTCAAGGATACATACGGGATGACACCCAAGGAGTACCGGCGCAGATATACCATGTCTGACTGGCCTATGTTTGAGGAGCAAAAGAAAAACCCCTGA
- the cls gene encoding cardiolipin synthase: protein MLEMIGQAYLWMLEHLLAVNILFSLLIVFFQRRNPTTVWAWLLLLYFIPVLGFVLYLILGQNFHKDRMFKMKEIEGELKYAVRRQEESIYRRKLKLRDPEQERFKSLILYNLNEGEAVLTDNNDIRIYTDGEEKFQALLWEMDHARNYIHLQYYIIRNDELWQEIEQVLVRKVRQGVEVRVLFDSMGCRRMHRSDWERLRSAGIKVAEFFPALLGNLQLRVNYRNHRKIVVIDGRIGFVGGFNIGREYLGKSGRFGYWRDTHICIEGSAVTSLAVRFVLDWNYAAGENLFLEDRLFALPEYVRGGKDPVQIISSGPDSSSQEIRDNYLRLIHMAQRSIYIQTPYFIPDDDIRDALIIAAKSGIDVRIMIPCKPDHPFVYWATYSYMGELVEAGARCYTYDNGFLHSKCLCADGLVSCMGTANMDIRSFSLNFEVNAVIYSAATTRKLEEAFENDMTKCTLITRKLYEQRSLLVRGKEQFCRLFSPVL from the coding sequence ATGCTGGAGATGATAGGACAGGCGTATCTTTGGATGCTGGAGCACCTTCTGGCGGTCAATATCCTGTTTTCTCTTCTGATCGTTTTCTTTCAGAGGAGGAATCCTACTACGGTGTGGGCATGGCTGCTGCTCCTGTATTTTATCCCGGTGCTGGGGTTCGTGCTGTATCTGATCCTGGGCCAGAATTTCCACAAGGACCGGATGTTCAAAATGAAAGAGATCGAAGGCGAGCTGAAATACGCGGTCCGGCGGCAGGAGGAATCTATCTACCGCAGGAAGCTGAAGCTGCGGGATCCGGAGCAGGAGCGGTTCAAGAGCCTGATCCTCTATAATCTGAATGAGGGGGAGGCAGTCCTGACAGACAACAATGATATCCGGATCTACACGGACGGGGAGGAGAAGTTCCAGGCGCTTCTGTGGGAGATGGACCATGCCCGGAACTATATCCATCTGCAGTACTATATCATCCGCAACGATGAACTGTGGCAGGAGATTGAGCAGGTCCTTGTGCGCAAGGTGAGGCAGGGAGTTGAGGTGCGGGTCCTCTTCGACAGCATGGGCTGCCGCAGGATGCACCGGTCAGACTGGGAACGGCTTAGAAGCGCAGGGATAAAGGTGGCGGAGTTCTTCCCGGCGCTGCTTGGGAATCTGCAGCTACGGGTCAATTACCGTAATCACCGGAAGATCGTGGTGATCGACGGAAGGATTGGATTTGTGGGGGGCTTCAACATTGGCCGGGAATATCTGGGCAAGAGCGGACGGTTCGGCTACTGGAGGGACACCCATATCTGTATCGAGGGCTCTGCGGTCACGTCTCTGGCGGTACGCTTTGTGCTGGACTGGAATTACGCGGCCGGGGAAAATCTTTTCCTGGAAGACCGGCTTTTCGCCCTGCCGGAGTATGTGCGGGGAGGGAAGGACCCGGTACAGATCATTTCCAGCGGACCGGATTCCAGCAGCCAGGAGATCCGCGACAACTATCTGCGGCTGATCCATATGGCTCAGCGGAGCATTTATATCCAGACGCCTTATTTCATCCCGGACGACGATATCCGGGACGCGCTGATTATCGCAGCCAAGTCGGGCATCGATGTGCGGATCATGATCCCCTGCAAGCCGGATCATCCCTTTGTGTACTGGGCAACTTACTCCTATATGGGAGAACTGGTGGAGGCAGGCGCCCGGTGTTATACCTATGACAACGGATTTCTCCACAGCAAATGTCTGTGCGCAGACGGGCTGGTGAGCTGTATGGGGACCGCCAATATGGATATCCGCAGCTTCAGCCTGAATTTCGAGGTGAATGCGGTGATCTACAGTGCGGCCACCACCAGGAAGCTGGAGGAGGCATTTGAAAATGATATGACAAAATGTACGCTGATCACCAGGAAGCTGTATGAACAGCGCAGCCTTCTGGTGCGGGGGAAAGAACAGTTCTGCCGGCTGTTTTCGCCGGTATTGTAG
- the tig gene encoding trigger factor gives MRKRAVILAGLLAASLILGGCAASKGLETDAIKITNYKEVEVDAVDKPEEITEEDVDASIQATLESEAETTEITDRPVEEGDTVNIDFVGKLNGEAFDGGSGEDYLLTIGSGTFIEGFEDSIIGHKIGETFDWEGKFPEDYPQENLAGADVVFTITVNSISVEEVPELTDELVKTLSEESTTVEEYREEVKKDLEEQSQDNYDTTLEQNAWQVVLENTEVKEYPKGEVEEYLDSLIQQYKDAAEYYGMEYEDFVQEQMGYSPEDFEAEVNVIAKESVKNKMAVEAIAEKENIKLTDEVYEEQVKTMAEEYGYGDADAMKEAFDEDMLKEQALSNLVMAFVKEHCIQVAG, from the coding sequence ATGAGGAAAAGAGCAGTAATTCTGGCAGGACTCCTTGCGGCTTCCCTGATCCTTGGCGGATGTGCCGCCAGTAAGGGACTGGAGACCGACGCCATAAAGATCACCAATTATAAAGAGGTAGAGGTAGACGCGGTGGATAAGCCGGAGGAGATCACGGAAGAGGATGTAGACGCTTCTATCCAGGCCACACTGGAATCTGAGGCGGAGACAACTGAGATCACAGACCGCCCGGTAGAAGAGGGAGATACGGTAAACATTGATTTTGTGGGAAAGTTAAACGGAGAGGCTTTTGATGGAGGTTCCGGAGAGGATTATCTGCTGACTATCGGATCCGGTACCTTTATCGAGGGATTCGAGGACAGCATCATCGGCCATAAGATCGGCGAGACCTTTGACTGGGAAGGGAAGTTTCCGGAAGATTATCCCCAGGAAAACCTGGCGGGAGCGGATGTAGTATTTACTATCACCGTGAATTCTATTTCAGTGGAAGAGGTGCCGGAGCTTACCGATGAGCTGGTGAAGACGTTGTCAGAAGAATCTACTACCGTGGAGGAATACCGGGAAGAAGTGAAAAAGGATCTGGAGGAACAGTCCCAGGACAACTATGACACAACACTGGAGCAGAACGCATGGCAGGTTGTGCTGGAGAATACGGAAGTAAAGGAGTATCCGAAAGGAGAAGTAGAAGAATATTTGGATTCTCTGATCCAGCAGTATAAAGATGCGGCTGAGTATTATGGAATGGAGTATGAGGACTTTGTTCAGGAGCAGATGGGATATTCACCGGAAGATTTCGAGGCAGAGGTGAATGTGATCGCCAAGGAAAGCGTGAAGAATAAGATGGCGGTAGAAGCGATTGCCGAGAAGGAGAACATTAAGCTGACGGATGAAGTTTATGAAGAGCAGGTGAAGACCATGGCAGAGGAGTATGGCTATGGAGATGCCGACGCCATGAAGGAGGCGTTTGATGAGGATATGCTGAAGGAACAGGCGCTGAGCAACCTGGTCATGGCATTTGTGAAAGAGCACTGTATCCAGGTGGCTGGATAA
- a CDS encoding phosphatase PAP2 family protein, whose translation MTAKKKLTDLVRKYSHIWVLLYGFIYMPWFCWLENRRGVRHFFIHSPLDDQIPFIEYFVIPYLLWFIFIVATAAYFFFTDKKGFYQLAAFLCTGMTIFLVVCTLFPNAQNLRPDTFVRDNVCTDLVRYIYQTDTPTNVLPSIHVFNSIGAVIAIARSEALKKHKAVQWGSYILAALIILSTVFLKQHSVTDVIAAFAMASILYPLVYVTQEKKAPKLSQQPV comes from the coding sequence ATGACAGCTAAGAAAAAGCTTACTGATCTGGTCAGAAAGTACAGTCATATCTGGGTTCTTTTATATGGATTTATCTATATGCCCTGGTTCTGCTGGCTGGAAAACCGCAGGGGAGTCCGGCATTTCTTTATCCACTCTCCTCTGGACGACCAGATTCCTTTTATTGAATATTTTGTGATCCCGTATCTGCTCTGGTTTATTTTTATTGTAGCCACAGCGGCGTACTTTTTCTTTACCGACAAAAAAGGCTTCTATCAGCTGGCAGCGTTTTTGTGCACAGGCATGACCATCTTCCTGGTAGTCTGTACCCTGTTTCCAAACGCTCAGAACCTGCGGCCCGACACCTTTGTACGGGACAATGTCTGTACCGACCTTGTTCGGTACATCTATCAGACAGATACACCAACCAACGTGCTTCCCAGCATCCACGTATTTAACTCCATCGGCGCGGTCATCGCCATCGCCAGGAGCGAAGCCCTGAAGAAGCACAAAGCCGTTCAGTGGGGCTCCTACATCCTGGCTGCTCTGATCATCCTGTCCACTGTATTTCTGAAGCAGCACTCGGTGACCGATGTGATCGCAGCCTTTGCCATGGCCAGTATCCTGTATCCTCTGGTCTACGTAACCCAGGAAAAGAAAGCGCCCAAGCTGTCGCAGCAGCCAGTCTGA